A single region of the Raphanus sativus cultivar WK10039 chromosome 1, ASM80110v3, whole genome shotgun sequence genome encodes:
- the LOC130495081 gene encoding transcription factor IBH1-like 1, translating into MYNDVKNTIYHRALIQKTASEDNFLVRQMLSGIKAETLINKKLPKVMCHRKIVRRSKKILMRRKSKSVSEEIAAKARKLVKRKTQGLRNVVPGGEFMNNDVLLIQETLDYIVSLQTQVNVMRSIVDAAEAGIER; encoded by the coding sequence atgtacaatgatgtgaaaaacaccatatatcaccGAGCCCTAATCCAGAAAACCGCCAGTGAGGACAATTTCCTCGTACGTCAGATGCTCTCTGGTATCAAGGCGGAAACGTTAATCAACAAGAAGTTGCCTAAGGTTATGTGTCATAGAAAGATAGTGAGAAGAAGCAAGAAGATCTTGATGAGAAGGAAATCCAAATCAGTGAGCGAAGAGATCGCAGCAAAAGCTAGGAAGCTTGTCAAGAGAAAGACTCAAGGCTTAAGAAACGTTGTCCCCGGTGGAGAGTTTATGAACAATGACGTCTTGCTGATACAAGAAACCTTAGATTATATTGTCTCGCTTCAGACACAAGTGAATGTTATGAGGAGTATTGTTGATGCTGCTGAGGCCGGAATTGAAcggtaa